A portion of the Tachysurus fulvidraco isolate hzauxx_2018 chromosome 8, HZAU_PFXX_2.0, whole genome shotgun sequence genome contains these proteins:
- the dnajc9 gene encoding dnaJ homolog subfamily C member 9: protein MGLLQQCAELFNTSNLYEVLCVAKEASDAEIRRGYYKLSLNVHPDRAPGDQEATVKFQVLGKVYAVLSNKDQRAVYDEQGVVDEEFDSLNQDRNWEEHWRRLFPKLTLQEILDFEKQYKDSEEEKQDLLRLYLLHEGDMDHIMDSALCRSHEDEPRVREILQQAVDAKDVPAYGAFTQESIKKKRTRRRKAEKEQQEAEELQKELGLSTEDSLVAMIQQQRKSKEKDFNSFMADLEAKYCKKSSRGKKAKKN, encoded by the exons ATGGGATTGTTACAGCAATGTGCAGAGCTTTTCAACACATCCAACCTTTACGAGGTGCTCTGCGTGGCGAAGGAGGCGTCAGACGCAGAGATACGACGGGGTTATTATAAACTCTCTCTGAATGTTCACCCAGACAGAGCACCTGGAGATCAGGAAGCCACCGTCAAGTTTCAG GTACTAGGAAAAGTCTACGCTGTATTGAGCAACAAGGACCAAAGAGCTGTGTATGATGAACAAGGTGTAGTAGATGAAGAATTTGATTCACTCAACCAAGACCGCAACTGGGAGGAACACTGGAGAAGGCTGTTTCCAAAG TTGACCTTGCAGGAAATACTTGACTTTGAGAAGCAGTATAAAGACTCTGAGGAAGAGAAACAGGACCTATTGAGGCTCTACCTGCTGCACGAGGGAGACATGGACCACATCATGGACTCAGCACTGTGCAGAAGTCACGAAGACGAGCCTCGTGTGCGTGAAATCCTGCAACAAGCCGTAGACGCTAAAGACGTGCCAGCCTACGGAGCCTTTACTCAAGAAAGCATCAAGAAAAAGAGAACCCGCAGGAGGAAG GCTGAGAAGGAGCAGCAAGAGGCAGAGGAGCTTCAAAAAGAGCTGGGGCTGAGTACAGAGGATAGTCTAGTGGCCATGATCCAGCAG cAAAGAAAGTCCAAAGAAAAAGATTTTAACTCGTTTATGGCAGATTTGGAGGCCAAATACTGCAAAAAGTCATCCAGGGGGAaaaaggcaaagaaaaactga